A single window of Pseudomonas lutea DNA harbors:
- a CDS encoding NAD-dependent succinate-semialdehyde dehydrogenase, with protein sequence MYPDVQLFIDGQWRASADGRTLNVINPADGETLGTVAHADIADLDQALAAAERGFETWRSTPAYDRYKIMQKAADLLRDRVDHIANIMTREQGKPLAEARMETLSAADIVDWLAEEGRRAYGRLVPSRNVAVEQKVIKEPVGPVAAFTPWNFPINQVVRKLSSALAAGCSIIVKAPEETPASPAELVRAFVDAGVPAGVIGLVYGDPAQISSYLIAHPTIKKVTFTGSTPVGKQLAALAGQHMKRATMELGGHAPALVFDDADIDLAARTLAGAKFRNAGQVCVSPTRILVQRGVFDAFAEKFVGLAHELKVGNGLEQGVTMGPVANERRIPALTALIKDASDKGATLHVGGKAIEGPGYFFEPTVISGLTTEMRIMNEEPFGPVALLVPFDTVEDAVRESNRVPFGLASYAFTSSMKTAHILSTRIEAGMLSINHQGIGLVEVPFGGIKDSGYGSEGGTEAIEAYLNTKLVTVYNL encoded by the coding sequence ATGTATCCAGACGTTCAGCTGTTCATCGATGGTCAGTGGCGTGCCAGTGCAGATGGCCGCACCCTCAATGTCATCAACCCGGCCGACGGCGAAACCCTCGGCACGGTGGCGCACGCCGATATCGCCGATCTGGATCAGGCGCTGGCAGCGGCCGAGCGAGGATTTGAAACCTGGCGCAGCACCCCGGCCTATGACCGCTACAAAATCATGCAGAAGGCCGCCGATCTGCTGCGCGACCGCGTCGATCACATTGCCAACATCATGACCCGCGAGCAGGGCAAGCCGCTGGCCGAGGCACGCATGGAAACCCTGTCCGCCGCCGACATTGTCGACTGGCTCGCCGAGGAAGGGCGTCGCGCTTACGGGCGTCTGGTGCCTTCGCGCAACGTCGCGGTGGAGCAGAAGGTGATCAAGGAACCGGTCGGCCCGGTGGCTGCGTTCACGCCGTGGAACTTCCCGATCAATCAGGTGGTGCGCAAGCTGTCCTCGGCGCTGGCGGCCGGCTGCTCGATCATCGTCAAAGCCCCTGAAGAAACCCCGGCCTCGCCTGCCGAACTGGTGCGCGCGTTCGTGGATGCCGGTGTTCCGGCGGGTGTGATCGGCCTGGTGTATGGCGATCCGGCGCAGATTTCGAGCTACCTGATCGCGCACCCGACCATCAAAAAAGTCACCTTCACCGGCTCGACCCCGGTGGGCAAGCAGCTGGCGGCCCTCGCGGGACAGCACATGAAGCGCGCCACCATGGAGCTGGGCGGTCACGCGCCGGCGCTGGTGTTTGATGATGCTGACATCGATCTGGCGGCACGCACGCTGGCAGGCGCCAAGTTCCGTAACGCCGGGCAGGTCTGCGTATCGCCGACGCGGATTTTAGTGCAGAGGGGCGTGTTCGATGCGTTCGCCGAAAAATTCGTTGGCCTGGCCCACGAATTGAAAGTCGGCAATGGTCTGGAGCAGGGCGTTACCATGGGCCCGGTGGCCAACGAGCGACGTATTCCGGCGTTGACGGCGTTGATCAAGGACGCCAGCGATAAAGGCGCCACGCTGCATGTCGGCGGCAAGGCGATCGAAGGGCCGGGCTACTTCTTCGAGCCCACCGTGATCAGCGGCCTGACCACCGAGATGCGCATCATGAACGAGGAGCCTTTCGGCCCGGTGGCCCTGCTGGTGCCGTTCGATACGGTCGAAGACGCGGTCAGGGAATCCAACCGCGTGCCGTTCGGCCTGGCGTCGTACGCGTTCACCTCATCGATGAAAACCGCGCACATCCTCAGCACCCGCATCGAAGCCGGCATGCTGTCGATCAACCATCAAGGCATCGGCCTGGTTGAAGTGCCGTTTGGCGGCATCAAGGACTCCGGCTACGGGTCCGAAGGCGGCACCGAAGCGATCGAGGCGTACCTGAACACCAAGCTGGTGACCGTGTACAACTTGTAA
- a CDS encoding ArsR/SmtB family transcription factor: protein MSTAEQFPLSDSQVALIARALADSRRYRILVQIGASEQALPCAEVLKAHPVSAATVSHHTRELERAGLIATLREGKYASFMLQREVLQAYARQLMQL from the coding sequence ATGAGTACGGCAGAGCAGTTTCCGTTGAGTGATTCGCAAGTTGCATTGATCGCAAGAGCGCTGGCAGACAGCCGTCGCTACCGGATCCTGGTTCAGATCGGCGCCAGTGAGCAGGCATTGCCGTGCGCCGAAGTGCTCAAAGCCCACCCCGTAAGCGCGGCCACCGTTTCACACCACACCCGAGAGCTTGAGCGCGCGGGGCTGATCGCTACCTTGCGCGAAGGCAAGTACGCCAGCTTCATGCTTCAGCGTGAAGTGTTGCAGGCCTACGCACGTCAGCTGATGCAGCTCTAG
- a CDS encoding nucleobase:cation symporter-2 family protein, whose amino-acid sequence MTAPHRSASTHSAPPKADLIYGLDDRPHFTAAIFAALQHVLASFVGIITPTLIVGSVLGLDSEVPYLISMALFVSGLGTFVQAKRIGPIGSGLLCLQGTSFSFLSVILSAGFLVKSRGGGTDEILSTIFGVCFCAAFVEVALSQFIGKLRKLITPVVTGTIITLMGLSLLKVAMTDMAGGFGASDLGSAANLGLAAVVLVTIVVLNRFNIPLLRLSAIIIGLALGFAVAWFMGRVDFAQMPQVPAMSIPVPFKYGFSFDLVAFIPIAVIFLVSPLEAAGDLTANSMISQQPVSGPVYIRRIKSGLLADGLNSALAATFNSLPMVTFAQNNGVIQLTGVASRYVAFFIAGILVLLGLFPIIGAVLQLMPKPVLGGATLIMFGTVAVAGIKILSEAGLHRRNMLIVAISLGMGLGVAAVPEVLRELPKALHNIFESPITVGAFCAIILNIFLPEEYQAPELTEFDPEAATLKVLQDPPATRDAEPLPAHEVAQLNRQGVARDVLRPDGLPKES is encoded by the coding sequence ATGACCGCTCCGCATCGCAGCGCCTCGACCCATTCTGCGCCACCCAAGGCTGACCTGATATACGGGCTCGACGACCGTCCGCACTTTACGGCGGCCATCTTTGCGGCGCTGCAGCACGTGCTGGCCAGTTTCGTCGGCATCATCACCCCGACCCTCATCGTCGGCAGCGTGCTGGGCCTGGACAGCGAAGTGCCGTACCTGATCAGCATGGCGCTGTTCGTGTCCGGGCTGGGCACCTTCGTTCAGGCCAAACGCATCGGCCCGATCGGCTCGGGGCTGTTGTGCCTGCAGGGCACCAGCTTCTCGTTTCTCAGCGTGATTCTCAGCGCAGGTTTTTTGGTCAAGAGTCGCGGTGGCGGCACCGACGAAATCCTCTCCACCATCTTCGGGGTGTGCTTTTGCGCAGCGTTTGTTGAAGTCGCGCTCAGCCAGTTCATCGGCAAACTGCGCAAGCTGATCACGCCGGTGGTGACCGGCACGATCATCACGCTGATGGGCCTGTCGCTGTTGAAAGTCGCGATGACGGACATGGCCGGCGGTTTTGGCGCAAGCGATCTGGGGTCGGCCGCAAACCTTGGGCTGGCTGCCGTGGTGCTGGTCACCATCGTGGTGCTCAACCGCTTCAATATTCCGCTGCTGCGCCTCAGTGCAATCATCATCGGGCTGGCACTGGGCTTCGCCGTGGCGTGGTTCATGGGCCGAGTGGATTTTGCGCAGATGCCCCAGGTGCCGGCGATGAGCATTCCGGTGCCGTTCAAATACGGGTTCTCGTTCGATCTGGTGGCGTTCATCCCGATCGCGGTGATTTTCCTGGTCTCGCCACTGGAAGCCGCCGGAGACCTCACCGCCAACTCGATGATCTCGCAACAACCGGTCAGTGGGCCGGTGTATATCCGCAGGATCAAGTCGGGGCTGCTGGCCGACGGGCTGAATTCGGCGCTGGCCGCGACGTTCAACAGCCTGCCCATGGTCACCTTCGCGCAGAACAACGGCGTCATTCAGCTGACCGGCGTGGCCAGCCGCTACGTGGCGTTTTTCATCGCGGGCATTCTGGTGTTGCTGGGGTTGTTTCCGATCATCGGCGCAGTGCTGCAGTTGATGCCCAAGCCGGTGCTGGGCGGCGCCACGCTGATTATGTTCGGCACTGTCGCAGTGGCGGGTATCAAAATTCTCTCGGAAGCCGGGTTGCACCGCCGCAATATGCTGATCGTTGCCATTTCTCTCGGCATGGGACTGGGCGTTGCTGCAGTGCCGGAGGTCTTGCGCGAGCTGCCCAAGGCGCTGCATAACATTTTCGAATCGCCCATTACCGTCGGGGCATTCTGCGCGATCATTCTGAACATCTTCCTGCCGGAGGAATACCAGGCGCCGGAGCTCACCGAATTTGACCCGGAAGCTGCGACGCTAAAGGTGCTTCAGGACCCGCCTGCTACTCGCGATGCAGAACCTCTCCCTGCGCACGAGGTCGCACAGTTGAATCGCCAAGGCGTTGCAAGGGACGTATTACGCCCCGACGGCCTGCCCAAGGAGTCTTGA
- a CDS encoding LEA type 2 family protein, with protein MSPRPIRTLIAGLAMMVALSACALFPNRDPLNINVVGIEPLPSQDLEIRFAVKLRLQNPNDNDIQYDGVALNLDVNGKLLASGVSSQKGTITRFSEGVLTVPVTVSAFAALRQAVGLTEQQRLDNLPYELHGKLAGGLFGTLRFEDSGTLSLPQPASGSW; from the coding sequence ATGTCGCCACGTCCGATCCGCACCCTGATCGCGGGCCTTGCCATGATGGTTGCGCTGAGTGCGTGCGCGCTGTTTCCCAATCGCGACCCGCTCAACATCAACGTTGTAGGCATCGAGCCGCTGCCCAGCCAGGACCTCGAGATCCGCTTTGCGGTGAAGCTGCGCCTGCAAAACCCCAATGACAACGACATCCAGTACGACGGTGTGGCCTTGAACCTGGATGTGAACGGCAAATTGCTCGCTTCGGGTGTGAGCAGCCAGAAAGGCACGATCACGCGGTTTTCCGAAGGTGTGCTGACGGTCCCGGTAACGGTCTCGGCGTTCGCGGCGCTACGTCAGGCCGTTGGCCTCACCGAACAGCAACGCCTGGACAATCTGCCCTATGAGCTGCACGGCAAGCTGGCCGGCGGGTTGTTCGGGACCCTGCGCTTTGAAGACAGCGGCACGTTAAGCCTGCCGCAGCCGGCCAGCGGCAGCTGGTGA
- a CDS encoding DUF883 family protein: protein MARKTAAQNAAVEQIKDQAFSELAALIEESDKLLKDSASLVGEEADTVRAQLSQKLKQAMESVSSVRDRTKPAVEATENYIGGHPWQTVAVSAGFGLVVGLLLGRR, encoded by the coding sequence ATGGCTCGTAAAACTGCTGCCCAAAACGCCGCTGTCGAACAGATCAAGGATCAAGCATTCAGCGAACTGGCCGCCCTGATTGAAGAGTCTGACAAACTGCTCAAGGACAGCGCTTCGTTGGTCGGAGAAGAAGCGGACACCGTGCGGGCCCAACTGAGCCAGAAGCTCAAGCAGGCAATGGAATCGGTCAGCAGCGTGCGCGACCGCACCAAGCCTGCCGTCGAAGCCACCGAAAACTACATTGGCGGCCACCCGTGGCAAACCGTGGCGGTCTCCGCGGGCTTTGGTCTGGTCGTGGGTTTGCTGCTGGGTCGTCGTTGA
- a CDS encoding SPOR domain-containing protein — MRTMAMMVAVLMLAGCDGGKPAAPAQVPSTDSATEAPTPASQKWTIRVHLKEALSDMTYWLVEHHYPSYVVKVDGREVVMIGPFESQSEAEKAKTEIDAAMAKAHRLSQLEVIPPRS, encoded by the coding sequence GTGCGCACGATGGCAATGATGGTGGCGGTATTGATGCTTGCAGGATGTGACGGCGGCAAGCCGGCTGCACCTGCCCAGGTTCCCAGCACTGATTCGGCGACCGAAGCGCCAACCCCGGCCTCACAAAAATGGACCATTCGCGTCCACTTGAAAGAAGCGCTGAGCGACATGACCTATTGGTTGGTCGAGCACCATTACCCGTCTTATGTGGTCAAGGTCGATGGCAGGGAAGTGGTCATGATCGGACCCTTCGAGTCGCAATCCGAGGCCGAGAAGGCCAAGACCGAGATCGATGCGGCTATGGCAAAGGCCCACCGCCTGTCGCAGCTTGAGGTCATACCGCCACGGTCTTGA
- a CDS encoding LysR family transcriptional regulator: MELLWLEDFNVLAQSGNFSRAAELRHVTQPAFSRRIRALENWVGVDLFERTTQGAVLTDAGRQMIESAQDLTRRLYQMRQEAREVAGKQARTLHFAATHSLSFTFFPGWVRAAERAGPIEAIRLHSDNMRVCEQMLLSGEAQFLLCHQHPDVPPRFAAESFHSKVVGRDLLIPLQAWHDSPPHPQATLPLLGYTADSGLGRIVSARLLRETQPPALDTVFSSHLAAVLLSMALEGKGFAWLPETLAGPELANGKLVRALDEHWDIPLEIRLFRPAMALSDFAEDFWARL, encoded by the coding sequence ATGGAATTGCTCTGGCTGGAAGATTTCAATGTATTGGCGCAAAGCGGCAATTTTTCACGGGCGGCCGAGCTGCGTCACGTTACCCAACCTGCGTTCAGCCGACGCATCCGCGCGCTGGAAAACTGGGTGGGCGTGGATCTGTTTGAACGCACGACGCAGGGCGCTGTGCTGACCGACGCCGGACGCCAGATGATCGAGTCGGCACAGGACTTGACCCGCCGCCTGTACCAAATGCGTCAGGAAGCGCGAGAAGTGGCAGGCAAGCAAGCGCGCACGCTGCACTTCGCCGCGACGCATTCGCTCTCGTTCACCTTCTTTCCGGGCTGGGTGCGGGCCGCCGAGCGGGCCGGGCCAATTGAAGCGATTCGGCTGCATTCCGACAACATGCGCGTCTGTGAACAGATGCTGTTGAGCGGCGAAGCGCAGTTTCTCCTGTGCCACCAGCACCCGGACGTCCCTCCGCGCTTTGCTGCCGAGTCGTTTCACTCCAAAGTCGTGGGCCGGGATTTACTGATTCCTCTACAAGCCTGGCATGACTCGCCGCCGCACCCTCAGGCCACGTTGCCGCTGCTGGGTTACACCGCAGACTCCGGGCTGGGGCGAATTGTCTCGGCGCGCTTGCTTCGGGAAACACAGCCGCCGGCACTGGACACGGTTTTCAGTTCGCATCTGGCGGCGGTGCTGCTGTCCATGGCGCTGGAGGGCAAGGGCTTTGCCTGGCTGCCGGAAACGCTGGCGGGGCCAGAGCTGGCGAACGGTAAACTGGTCCGCGCACTGGACGAGCACTGGGACATTCCCCTGGAAATCCGCCTGTTCAGACCCGCCATGGCGCTGAGCGATTTCGCTGAAGACTTCTGGGCCCGCCTCTGA
- a CDS encoding paraquat-inducible protein A: protein MQTGPVQWIICEHCDSLYEALPLSKGESAHCLRCAAVLGRSHRLSVEQLLALSIAACVMFIFANVFPVISISMQGLHNEVTLWGSVQALAQGQITLIALVAGLAIILAPALQIALLFWVLFHAHRNEIAPGFKMCMRTLEHLRPWSMLEVCLLGILVAIVKLAGMLDVHAGVGLWAMAMLMVLIVLIAGKDIRRLWDELGVEPL from the coding sequence ATGCAGACTGGCCCGGTACAGTGGATTATTTGCGAGCACTGCGATTCGCTGTACGAAGCCTTACCCTTGAGCAAGGGCGAATCGGCGCACTGCCTGCGCTGCGCAGCCGTATTGGGCCGCAGTCACCGGCTGTCCGTCGAACAACTGCTGGCGCTGAGCATTGCCGCCTGCGTCATGTTCATTTTTGCCAACGTATTCCCGGTCATCAGCATCAGCATGCAGGGCCTGCACAACGAGGTAACGCTGTGGGGATCGGTACAAGCGCTGGCCCAGGGACAGATCACCCTCATCGCACTGGTCGCCGGCCTGGCCATCATTCTTGCCCCCGCGCTGCAGATCGCCTTGCTGTTCTGGGTGTTGTTCCACGCGCATCGCAACGAAATCGCGCCCGGTTTCAAGATGTGCATGCGCACCCTTGAGCACCTGCGGCCATGGAGCATGCTGGAAGTCTGTCTGCTGGGCATCCTGGTGGCCATCGTCAAACTGGCAGGGATGCTCGACGTCCATGCAGGCGTCGGGCTGTGGGCCATGGCGATGCTGATGGTGTTGATTGTGCTGATTGCCGGCAAGGACATCCGTCGCCTGTGGGACGAGCTTGGGGTAGAGCCTCTATGA
- a CDS encoding paraquat-inducible protein A, with translation MNGIPFAREHRVTLCHVCGYVCPDDAHECPRCDSSVHRRKPNSLARTWAFLIAGLIFYIPANVLPVMYTTMLGSSSENTIMSGVIEFAEGGSWDIAILIFIASVIVPCIKFLVLGLLLVTCQRRSTWAMRERSRLFRFIELIGYWSMLDVLVVALVAALVQFHGLSTIEPRLGILFFGLVVVMTMLAAMTFDPRLIWDAEVDDVR, from the coding sequence ATGAACGGCATCCCCTTTGCCCGCGAACACCGCGTCACGTTATGCCATGTCTGCGGTTACGTGTGCCCCGACGACGCCCACGAGTGTCCGCGCTGCGATTCATCGGTGCATCGGCGCAAGCCCAACAGCCTGGCGCGCACCTGGGCGTTTCTGATCGCCGGGCTGATCTTCTACATCCCGGCCAACGTGCTGCCGGTGATGTACACGACCATGCTGGGCAGCAGCAGCGAAAACACCATCATGAGCGGGGTCATCGAGTTCGCCGAAGGCGGCTCGTGGGACATCGCCATCCTGATTTTCATCGCCAGCGTGATCGTGCCGTGCATCAAGTTCCTGGTGCTCGGCCTGCTGTTGGTAACGTGTCAGCGTCGCAGCACATGGGCAATGCGTGAACGCTCCCGGCTGTTTCGCTTCATCGAGTTGATCGGCTACTGGTCGATGCTCGATGTGCTGGTCGTCGCGCTGGTCGCGGCACTGGTGCAGTTCCACGGCCTGAGCACCATTGAGCCGCGCCTTGGCATTCTGTTTTTTGGTTTGGTGGTGGTGATGACAATGCTCGCCGCCATGACGTTCGATCCCCGGCTTATCTGGGACGCAGAGGTTGACGATGTCCGATAA
- a CDS encoding intermembrane transport protein PqiB, with protein MSDNTLPPTPPSRPQVKARKLRVSLVWLVPIVAALIGLSMVVHDFLNVGPKVVVTFLTAEGLEAKKTQVKYKNVVIGVVTDIELSDDRTHVLASIDLNQSATPFTRADTQYWVVRPRIGAHGVSGVDTLLSGAFISADAGSSEETKKDFTGLETPPAVTFGEKGKRFILHTDDLGSLDIGSPVYFRRIQVGQVVAYELAKDGKGVDVEIFVGAPNDQYVLDDSRFWNASGVDVTLGASGLKVSTQSMASIISGGIAFREPKYSPDAKPAETNAEFKLFEDQATALAPPDGEPKYIRMRFNQSLRGLVVNAPVDFLGVNVGRVVSVDLDYDPATGTFPGIVGAVIYPQRLGAANDKLKEQAGGGDEEAQTSKIIGQFVDRGLRAQVRTGNLLTGQLYIAMDFDPKATKVAYDAKARPLEIPTVPGSFDKLQEQLQAFVDKLGKIPLDDLAKNLNGSLIELQKTMKQVNSDVLPQMRGALQQAQKTLGTANETLSDDSPARQQLGQAMEEVQRTARSVRVLTDFLSRHPESLIRGRSGDAAPGSFKGSSSSREIAPEPEQ; from the coding sequence ATGTCCGATAACACCCTACCCCCTACCCCACCGAGCCGACCGCAGGTCAAGGCGCGCAAGTTGCGTGTGTCACTGGTCTGGCTGGTGCCGATCGTCGCCGCCCTGATCGGCTTGTCGATGGTGGTGCACGATTTCCTCAATGTCGGCCCCAAGGTGGTGGTGACGTTCCTCACCGCCGAAGGCCTGGAAGCCAAGAAAACCCAGGTCAAATACAAGAACGTGGTTATCGGCGTGGTCACCGACATCGAGCTCAGCGATGACCGCACCCACGTGCTTGCGAGCATTGACCTGAACCAGTCGGCCACACCGTTTACCCGCGCCGATACCCAGTATTGGGTGGTGCGCCCGCGCATCGGCGCTCACGGCGTGTCGGGCGTGGACACCTTGCTGTCCGGTGCCTTCATCAGCGCCGATGCTGGCAGTTCGGAGGAAACCAAGAAGGACTTTACCGGCCTTGAAACCCCACCCGCCGTGACATTCGGCGAGAAAGGCAAGCGCTTCATCCTGCACACCGATGACCTCGGTTCGCTGGACATCGGCTCGCCGGTGTACTTCCGCCGGATTCAAGTGGGTCAAGTCGTGGCTTACGAGCTGGCCAAAGACGGCAAAGGCGTAGACGTCGAGATTTTCGTCGGCGCACCCAATGATCAGTACGTGCTCGACGACTCACGTTTCTGGAATGCCAGCGGTGTCGACGTGACGCTCGGCGCCTCAGGCCTCAAGGTCTCCACGCAGTCCATGGCCTCGATCATTTCCGGCGGCATTGCCTTCCGCGAGCCCAAGTACAGCCCGGATGCAAAACCTGCCGAAACCAACGCCGAATTCAAGTTGTTCGAGGATCAGGCCACCGCACTGGCACCCCCCGATGGCGAGCCCAAGTACATCCGCATGCGCTTCAACCAATCGCTGCGCGGCCTGGTGGTCAATGCGCCGGTCGACTTCCTGGGGGTCAATGTCGGCCGCGTAGTGTCGGTGGACCTCGACTATGACCCGGCCACGGGCACCTTTCCGGGCATCGTCGGCGCGGTGATCTATCCGCAACGGCTGGGCGCAGCCAACGACAAGCTCAAAGAGCAGGCTGGCGGGGGGGACGAAGAAGCCCAGACGTCGAAGATTATTGGCCAGTTCGTCGACCGCGGCCTGCGCGCCCAGGTGCGCACGGGCAACTTGCTGACGGGCCAGCTCTATATCGCCATGGATTTCGATCCGAAGGCCACGAAGGTCGCCTACGACGCTAAAGCCCGCCCGCTGGAAATCCCTACCGTGCCCGGCAGCTTCGACAAGTTGCAGGAACAACTGCAGGCGTTCGTCGACAAGCTTGGCAAGATCCCTCTCGACGATTTGGCGAAGAACCTCAACGGCAGCCTGATTGAACTGCAAAAAACCATGAAGCAGGTCAACAGTGACGTGTTGCCACAGATGCGTGGCGCCTTGCAGCAAGCACAGAAGACCCTGGGTACGGCCAACGAAACCTTGTCTGACGACTCGCCGGCCCGCCAGCAGCTGGGCCAGGCCATGGAAGAAGTACAGCGCACGGCGCGTTCGGTGCGGGTGCTGACCGACTTCCTCAGCCGCCACCCCGAATCCCTGATTCGCGGCCGCTCGGGCGACGCGGCGCCTGGTTCTTTTAAAGGATCATCCTCTTCCCGCGAAATCGCACCGGAGCCTGAGCAATGA
- a CDS encoding PqiC family protein produces the protein MTMRKPLLTLACVLGLSACASTPTHYYTLIAPAGQSPASPAQAPFQFEMQPVLMAVQVDQPPLVIRQGNGSLAILENERWGAPLGDEFHDALTGQLERRFGSRDLAGLPKQADEPVLSVRTDVRRFESVLDQYALIDVVWSLSLRGAGAGPGSKRQTLTCSSVIRQPAGVGMENLVLAHQSAVATLADNVSRTAAQWARQPSTRCPS, from the coding sequence ATGACAATGCGTAAACCCCTGTTGACACTCGCCTGCGTGTTGGGCCTGTCGGCCTGCGCGTCAACGCCGACCCATTACTACACGCTGATCGCGCCAGCCGGCCAATCTCCCGCCAGTCCAGCCCAGGCGCCATTTCAGTTCGAAATGCAGCCCGTGCTGATGGCGGTACAAGTCGATCAGCCGCCGCTGGTCATTCGTCAGGGCAACGGCAGCCTGGCGATCCTCGAGAACGAGCGTTGGGGTGCGCCTTTGGGCGACGAATTTCACGATGCCCTGACCGGGCAACTTGAGCGGCGCTTTGGCTCGCGTGACCTGGCAGGCTTGCCAAAGCAGGCGGACGAACCCGTGCTGTCAGTACGCACCGACGTGCGCCGCTTCGAGTCGGTGCTGGACCAGTACGCGCTGATCGACGTGGTCTGGAGTCTGAGCCTGCGAGGGGCCGGCGCAGGTCCCGGCAGCAAGCGTCAGACGCTGACGTGCAGCAGCGTGATTCGCCAGCCTGCAGGCGTAGGCATGGAAAATCTGGTGCTGGCCCATCAGAGCGCTGTTGCAACGCTGGCCGACAACGTCTCACGCACCGCCGCCCAATGGGCGCGTCAACCCTCCACGCGCTGCCCTTCCTGA
- a CDS encoding helix-turn-helix domain-containing protein has protein sequence MKGIGLRLRQERTRLKLSQSALGAVGGVETNAQGNYESGARYPKADYLLRVAGAGVDLDFVLTGSRHRNLESMGDRPLTEENEDLSQPLTQVSHQLHRNLFGLMDASLQLTRLVDVRAKDPQYSEANAQLDNVRAEAQSLAQATMRLIFETSKLV, from the coding sequence ATGAAAGGGATTGGCCTGCGGCTGAGGCAAGAGCGCACCAGGCTCAAACTGTCGCAAAGCGCTTTGGGCGCCGTCGGCGGAGTCGAAACCAACGCTCAGGGAAACTACGAAAGTGGGGCACGCTATCCCAAGGCCGACTACCTGTTACGGGTTGCAGGCGCGGGCGTGGACCTTGACTTCGTCCTGACGGGTAGCAGACACCGTAACCTCGAAAGCATGGGCGACCGCCCTCTTACCGAAGAAAATGAAGACCTCTCTCAGCCTTTGACACAAGTCAGTCATCAGTTGCACCGCAACTTGTTTGGCTTGATGGACGCGTCCTTGCAGCTGACGCGGCTGGTCGACGTTCGTGCCAAAGATCCTCAGTACAGTGAGGCAAATGCCCAGCTCGATAATGTCCGGGCGGAGGCACAGTCACTGGCGCAAGCCACCATGCGCCTGATCTTCGAGACGTCCAAACTGGTCTGA
- the araH gene encoding L-arabinose ABC transporter permease AraH, which translates to MSTESSLTAPRQGMNMRRFVDDWAMLMAALGIFVLCALLIDNFMSPLNMRGLGLAISTVGIAACTMLYCLASGHFDLSVGSVLACSGVIAGIVIRDTDSVFLGVSAALAMGLLVGLINGIVIAKLRINALITTLATMQIVRGLAYIFSNGKAVGVGDEAFFVFGNGQLFGVPVPILITIVCFIFFGWLLNYTTYGRNTLAIGGNQEAALLAGVHVDRTKIIIFAVHGLIGALAGVVLASRMTSGQPMIGQGFELTVISACVLGGVSLSGGIGMIRHVIAGVLILAIIENAMNLKNIDTFYQYVIRGTILLLAVIIDRLKRR; encoded by the coding sequence ATGTCTACCGAATCCAGCCTGACGGCTCCCCGCCAGGGCATGAACATGCGTCGATTCGTCGACGACTGGGCCATGCTCATGGCCGCGCTGGGCATCTTTGTGCTCTGTGCCTTGCTGATCGACAACTTTATGTCGCCGCTGAACATGCGGGGCCTGGGCCTGGCGATTTCCACCGTCGGCATCGCCGCCTGCACGATGCTGTACTGCCTCGCCTCCGGACACTTCGACCTGTCGGTTGGCTCCGTGCTGGCCTGTTCCGGGGTCATTGCCGGTATCGTTATCCGCGACACGGACAGCGTCTTTCTGGGTGTTTCTGCAGCCCTGGCGATGGGCCTCCTGGTCGGCCTGATCAATGGCATCGTGATCGCCAAGCTGCGCATCAACGCGCTGATCACCACGTTGGCGACCATGCAGATCGTACGCGGGCTGGCCTACATCTTTTCCAACGGCAAAGCAGTTGGCGTGGGCGACGAAGCGTTTTTCGTCTTCGGCAACGGGCAGTTGTTCGGCGTGCCGGTGCCGATCCTGATTACCATCGTCTGCTTCATATTCTTCGGCTGGCTGTTGAACTACACCACCTACGGGCGCAACACGCTGGCCATCGGCGGTAACCAGGAAGCGGCGCTGCTCGCCGGGGTTCATGTTGACCGCACCAAGATCATCATCTTCGCCGTTCACGGCCTGATCGGCGCACTGGCTGGCGTGGTGTTGGCGTCGCGCATGACCTCGGGTCAGCCGATGATCGGCCAGGGCTTTGAGCTCACAGTCATCTCGGCTTGCGTCCTGGGCGGGGTCTCGCTCAGTGGCGGCATCGGCATGATCCGCCACGTTATCGCAGGGGTGCTGATCCTGGCGATTATCGAAAACGCCATGAACCTGAAGAACATCGATACCTTCTACCAGTACGTGATCCGCGGCACGATTCTGCTGCTGGCGGTGATCATCGACCGTCTCAAGCGCCGCTAA